The following are encoded together in the Actinoplanes sp. N902-109 genome:
- a CDS encoding DUF3152 domain-containing protein yields the protein MTAEATEIVLAKVAATEADPVTAAAAEVALAKVAEAVPDEPASTRPSVAGRAPTKAGRAKAAPATKSAPPEAASGKTTSAAPTAPEKTAPRKTAPGKAAPAKTAPAELAVAAEATPAAPSKAAADKTAAAPTAAAVSVEAPTAAAVSVEAPTAAAVSVEATAGAPAEVKPSGTDAEVKPAVNAEVAAAAAPIAKPARTRSGAKETASRRKAAAGTEQRTEEVALNLAETAVSAEAVAEAYAAGKADAAAETVPAPEGHSAAMATMAMPVAAPANRAAVAEPQSLAQTDVEHAPFMPPGSQPFPPEGAPFGVPRGGSWPETAPTVQLPPVPPGAPVIIPPPDADAVVAGEEAAPAAETPRKSKRMGRRRRQAAVLIFLLLAAIVLVVGQVMRSHSSAEKPSTSPVRTPAAVPVPNKATPAGSAAVNRSATPGVPPDAVDQPATKAPANVSASGFSYVAGYGPVLGTTGTLRRFKVAVEKNIGQGNGEDFADEVDRVLGDPRSWIAARQFRLQRVPQAAGSEFTIYLSSAKTSEKMCATGGLKTGAFSSCRLPGQVVVNLTRWQSAVPAYGAPLEVYRAYAINHEVGHQLGHSHEACPGKGEPAPVMMQQTYGLQGCIANAWPYLDGKRYAGNPAD from the coding sequence GTGACGGCCGAGGCGACCGAGATCGTCCTGGCGAAGGTGGCGGCAACCGAGGCCGACCCGGTGACGGCAGCGGCGGCCGAGGTCGCGCTCGCCAAGGTGGCGGAGGCCGTTCCCGACGAGCCGGCGTCGACCAGGCCCTCAGTCGCCGGACGAGCACCAACCAAGGCAGGCCGTGCCAAGGCCGCGCCCGCCACGAAATCCGCACCCCCGGAGGCCGCATCCGGCAAGACCACGAGCGCCGCGCCCACTGCGCCAGAAAAGACTGCGCCACGCAAAACCGCGCCCGGCAAGGCCGCACCCGCCAAGACCGCGCCGGCCGAGCTCGCCGTGGCCGCCGAAGCCACACCGGCCGCTCCCAGCAAAGCCGCAGCCGACAAGACCGCCGCAGCCCCAACCGCCGCAGCCGTGAGCGTCGAAGCCCCAACCGCCGCAGCCGTGAGCGTCGAAGCCCCAACCGCCGCAGCCGTGAGCGTCGAAGCCACGGCCGGCGCGCCTGCCGAGGTCAAGCCGTCGGGCACGGACGCCGAGGTCAAGCCGGCCGTGAACGCCGAGGTCGCGGCAGCAGCGGCACCGATCGCCAAGCCCGCGCGTACCAGATCCGGGGCGAAAGAGACGGCAAGCCGGCGCAAAGCAGCAGCCGGAACCGAGCAGCGTACCGAGGAAGTCGCGCTGAACCTGGCCGAGACCGCGGTCAGCGCCGAAGCCGTGGCCGAGGCCTACGCCGCGGGGAAGGCCGATGCCGCCGCCGAGACAGTGCCGGCGCCGGAAGGGCACTCTGCGGCGATGGCGACCATGGCCATGCCGGTGGCAGCGCCCGCCAACCGGGCAGCAGTCGCCGAGCCGCAGAGCCTGGCGCAGACCGATGTCGAGCATGCGCCGTTCATGCCGCCGGGGAGTCAGCCGTTCCCGCCGGAGGGAGCGCCGTTCGGGGTGCCGCGGGGCGGGTCGTGGCCGGAGACCGCGCCCACCGTACAACTGCCTCCGGTTCCGCCCGGGGCTCCCGTCATCATTCCGCCGCCGGATGCGGATGCCGTCGTTGCGGGGGAGGAGGCTGCGCCCGCGGCGGAGACGCCGAGGAAGTCCAAGCGGATGGGGCGTCGGCGGCGGCAGGCCGCGGTGCTGATTTTCCTCCTGCTTGCAGCAATTGTGCTGGTGGTCGGGCAGGTGATGCGCAGCCACAGCTCGGCTGAGAAGCCGTCCACGTCGCCGGTGCGGACGCCCGCTGCTGTGCCCGTACCGAACAAGGCGACGCCGGCCGGGTCGGCGGCGGTGAACCGGAGTGCGACGCCGGGCGTGCCGCCGGACGCGGTTGACCAGCCGGCCACGAAGGCTCCGGCGAATGTGAGCGCGAGCGGGTTCAGCTATGTCGCGGGGTACGGTCCGGTGCTGGGCACGACCGGTACGCTGCGGCGTTTCAAGGTTGCGGTGGAGAAGAACATCGGGCAGGGCAACGGGGAGGACTTCGCCGACGAGGTCGACCGGGTGCTGGGGGATCCGCGGAGCTGGATCGCCGCCCGGCAGTTCCGGTTGCAGCGGGTGCCACAGGCCGCCGGGTCGGAGTTCACGATCTATCTGAGCTCGGCGAAGACGTCGGAGAAGATGTGCGCGACCGGCGGGCTGAAGACCGGGGCGTTCAGCTCGTGCCGGCTGCCCGGGCAGGTGGTGGTCAACCTGACCCGCTGGCAGTCTGCCGTGCCCGCCTATGGTGCGCCGCTGGAGGTGTACCGGGCGTACGCGATCAACCATGAGGTCGGTCACCAGCTGGGGCACAGCCACGAAGCCTGTCCGGGCAAGGGTGAGCCGGCGCCGGTGATGATGCAGCAGACGTACGGTCTGCAGGGGTGCATCGCGAACGCCTGGCCCTACCTCGACGGCAAGCGGTACGCGGGTAACCCGGCCGACTGA